The DNA segment CTCCTGGATGATCTTCACGTACCCGCCGGCGACCACGTGGTACACGCCGCCGATAGACGCCGACCCGATGGTGACGCTCCTCGGCCAGTTCGGTCTCGGCTGCCCGAGGGCCGGCAGGGCCCCCAGCACCAGCACCAGAAACGCGATGGACAACCGGTACAGACTCCTCATCGATCCTCCCCCCTCGGTCGTGTCTGGATCTCCGTCCCCAACCCACGTCGGATCCCTGCACGATCGTCGCGCGGATCCGCCAGGTACACCCCGCCGTTGTTCGGTGGTTCGCGCAGCGAGTGCCGAACTCCTACGCACCCGCCCCGAGGGGGGCCGCCGGCGTCAGGACAGCTCCCGCAGTTCTTCCCCCAGGGCGGCCGCCAGCGGGGCCACGACGCCGGCATCCATGGCAAAGCGCAGCCCCGCCGCCGCGAACAGGTCGGGCAGCGGCCGCGATCCGCCGAGTGCGAGCGCGGCCCGGTAGCGCCGCACCGCCCCCGCGTAGTCGTCGCGCGACGCCAGCCACAGCTGCAGCGCCCCCAGCTGGGCGATCCCGTACTCGATGTAGTACAGGGGGTGCAGGAAGATGTGCAGCTGTGCGTGCCAGGCGTGGGCTTCGGCCTCCTCGTAGCCCGACCAGTCGATCCCCGGCCGGAACCGACGTGACAGCTCAAGCCACTTCGCACGGCGTTCGTCGCGGGTGTGCTCGGGGTGCGTGTAGATCCAGTGCTGGAACGCGTCGACGATCGCGATCCACGGCATCAACCGCACGACCCCCTCGAAGAAGTCCCGCCGGGCGCGCCGCGCGTCGTCGGGGTCAGGGTAGAAGACCTCCAGGTGGGGCAGGGCCAGCACCTCCATACCCATCGAGGCGACCTCGGCGAATTCCAGCGGCGCGTGCCGGTACTTCAGCAGGGGTTCTTCGCGCGCGGCGAGGGCGTGGAAGGCGTGCCCTCCCTCGTGGACAATCGTCCGGACGTCGCCGTCCCGGCCCACGGCGTTCATGAAGATGAACGGCCAGCGCCGCTCGTGCATCGTGGCCTGGTAGCCTCCCGGGGCCTTGCCCTTGCGGCTGTCCAGGTCGAGCAGGTCCCGTTCAACCATGAAGCGGAACTGCTCGCCGAGGGCGGGGGTCACCCGCGCAAAGACCCGCTCGCACTTCTCGACCAGCTCACCCGCGTGCTCGAACGGCCGCAGCGGGCTTCGACCGAGCGGATCGACGTCCAGGTCCCACGGACGGAGCGCGTCGAGCCCCAACCGAGCCCGGCGCTCCTCGTACAGCCGTTGCACGACCGGCACGACGTGCTCGGCCACGGCCGCGTGGAACCGCTCGCAGTCCTCCGGGGTGTAGTCCCACCGGCCCTTGGCGCGGAACCCGTAGTCGAGGTAGTTGGTGAAGCCGGCGTTGCGGGCGATCTGCTGGCGCAGCGAGAGGAGTTGCTCGTAGATGGCCTCGATCGCCTCGCGCTCCTGCAGGCGGCGGCCGACGATGCGTTCCCAGGCTTCCTGCCGCACCGATCGGTCCGGCTCTTCCAAAAACCGCGCCATCTGCTGGAGCGTGCGCTCCTCGCCGCGGTAGTGAACCGTCATGCCCCCGGTGATCTTCTGGTACTGCTGCTGGAGCTCGGCCTCCCGGACGTGCAGCGGGATGTTCTCTTCGCGGAAGAGCTCGACGTCGTTGGCCGTGTCGCGGTCGAAGACGAAGTAGCGGTCCTGCGGCAGCCCGTGGCGGTGTGGGGTCGCCAGGTACTTCTTCTTGAGCGCGAAGACCATCGGTTCCAGTCTGGGCCGGATCTCGCGGACGAAGTGCAGGTAGGCCTGCTCGCGCTGCGGATCGTCCGTCTGCTGGGTCATCGCCACGTACCGTCGGCTCCCTTCCTCGGCGACGGCGGACTGCAGTTCGCTCAGGTCTTCCAGCCACCGCTGCAGGGCCGCCGACGAGTCGATCTTCCGGTCCAGCAGTTCCCGGAACAGCGGCTCGATGTGCGCCCAGTCGCCCATGTTCGCGTCGGTGGGCACGAACCGGCGCGGGAAGGTCTTGCGCGGATCGACGGTCGCTACGCTCATGCCTGCCTCCCTACGGTCGAGAGAAAACTGAGCCGGGTCGCCCTCCCCCGCGCGGGCACCGCCCCCCTCCGTC comes from the Armatimonadota bacterium genome and includes:
- a CDS encoding M3 family oligoendopeptidase; the encoded protein is MSVATVDPRKTFPRRFVPTDANMGDWAHIEPLFRELLDRKIDSSAALQRWLEDLSELQSAVAEEGSRRYVAMTQQTDDPQREQAYLHFVREIRPRLEPMVFALKKKYLATPHRHGLPQDRYFVFDRDTANDVELFREENIPLHVREAELQQQYQKITGGMTVHYRGEERTLQQMARFLEEPDRSVRQEAWERIVGRRLQEREAIEAIYEQLLSLRQQIARNAGFTNYLDYGFRAKGRWDYTPEDCERFHAAVAEHVVPVVQRLYEERRARLGLDALRPWDLDVDPLGRSPLRPFEHAGELVEKCERVFARVTPALGEQFRFMVERDLLDLDSRKGKAPGGYQATMHERRWPFIFMNAVGRDGDVRTIVHEGGHAFHALAAREEPLLKYRHAPLEFAEVASMGMEVLALPHLEVFYPDPDDARRARRDFFEGVVRLMPWIAIVDAFQHWIYTHPEHTRDERRAKWLELSRRFRPGIDWSGYEEAEAHAWHAQLHIFLHPLYYIEYGIAQLGALQLWLASRDDYAGAVRRYRAALALGGSRPLPDLFAAAGLRFAMDAGVVAPLAAALGEELRELS